The following proteins are co-located in the Pedobacter sp. FW305-3-2-15-E-R2A2 genome:
- a CDS encoding YceI family protein — protein sequence MATTQWALDPTHSELQFKVKHLMITTVTGSLKTLNASLTSEADDFHNAQVSFDAETSSIDTGNKDRDNHLKSGDFFDAEKFPKITFDSTSLSKDGDDYTLHGNLVVKGTSKPVKLNVEFGGIATDPWGNTKAGFTLNGKINRTDFGLTWNAALETGGVMVSEEVKILGELQFVKQA from the coding sequence ATGGCAACTACACAATGGGCATTAGATCCAACTCACAGTGAACTACAATTTAAAGTAAAACATTTAATGATCACTACTGTAACCGGTAGCTTAAAAACATTAAATGCATCCTTAACTTCTGAAGCAGATGATTTTCACAATGCTCAGGTTTCCTTTGATGCAGAAACAAGCTCAATTGATACTGGTAATAAAGACAGAGATAACCACTTAAAAAGCGGCGATTTCTTTGACGCTGAAAAATTCCCTAAAATCACGTTCGACTCTACTTCATTGAGCAAAGACGGTGATGATTATACTTTACATGGAAACCTGGTTGTTAAAGGGACCAGCAAACCGGTAAAATTGAATGTAGAATTTGGCGGTATCGCTACCGATCCATGGGGAAATACTAAGGCTGGATTTACCTTGAATGGTAAAATCAACAGAACAGACTTCGGATTAACATGGAATGCAGCTTTAGAAACAGGTGGTGTAATGGTGAGTGAGGAAGTAAAAATATTAGGTGAATTACAATTTGTAAAACAAGCTTAA
- a CDS encoding Crp/Fnr family transcriptional regulator: MIEQFKLYLQKKVAITDEQFDLIAGKLRVKNFDKNEMILMKGEVSPHGYFVLDGLLRSYSIDAKGKTHIIQFAPEQWWMSDRNGMFNEASEFFIDAIEPTQAIVMPKAFIDEAAKHVPCMYDFNNNMLHNSIRFMQKRINMLLSAPAEERYLNFIQLYPNLTLRVPQWMIASYLGITPESLSRVRKDLAHKHFKI; encoded by the coding sequence ATGATTGAACAGTTCAAACTCTATTTACAAAAGAAGGTCGCTATAACAGATGAGCAGTTCGATCTGATCGCCGGTAAGCTCAGGGTCAAGAATTTTGACAAGAATGAAATGATCCTGATGAAAGGAGAGGTTTCTCCCCATGGTTATTTTGTATTGGATGGATTGTTACGCAGCTATTCCATCGATGCAAAAGGCAAAACACACATTATTCAATTCGCACCGGAACAATGGTGGATGTCGGACCGCAATGGCATGTTTAATGAAGCCTCAGAGTTTTTTATTGATGCTATAGAACCGACACAGGCGATCGTTATGCCCAAAGCGTTTATTGATGAAGCGGCAAAACATGTACCTTGCATGTATGATTTCAACAATAACATGTTACATAATTCCATCCGCTTTATGCAGAAAAGGATCAATATGCTGTTGAGTGCCCCAGCCGAAGAAAGATACCTTAACTTTATTCAACTTTATCCCAACCTGACATTAAGAGTCCCGCAATGGATGATTGCCTCCTATCTCGGCATCACTCCGGAGTCCCTCAGCAGGGTCCGTAAAGACCTGGCACATAAGCATTTTAAAATATAG
- the ispF gene encoding 2-C-methyl-D-erythritol 2,4-cyclodiphosphate synthase yields the protein MKIKVGFGFDVHQLKENHPFVVGGVDLEHHKGAFGHSDADVLLHAICDALLGAANLRDIGFHFKNTDPRWKGISSIILLQESVKLVKEKGFEIGNIDAMLCLEAPKINPHIPAMQAHIAAAIGIDIEDISIKATTNEQMGFIGREEGVVAYAVCLIQKI from the coding sequence ATGAAGATTAAGGTAGGGTTTGGCTTTGATGTACATCAGCTGAAGGAGAATCATCCTTTTGTGGTGGGAGGTGTAGATTTGGAACACCATAAAGGTGCTTTTGGACATTCTGATGCCGACGTGTTGTTACATGCCATTTGCGATGCATTGCTTGGTGCAGCCAATTTGAGAGATATAGGCTTTCACTTTAAAAATACAGATCCACGCTGGAAAGGGATCAGCAGCATTATCCTGTTACAGGAAAGTGTGAAACTGGTTAAAGAGAAAGGTTTTGAAATTGGTAATATTGATGCCATGCTCTGCCTGGAAGCGCCGAAGATTAATCCGCATATTCCCGCTATGCAGGCGCATATCGCAGCAGCGATTGGTATTGATATCGAGGACATCTCTATAAAAGCAACCACGAACGAGCAAATGGGCTTTATCGGAAGGGAAGAAGGTGTAGTGGCTTACGCTGTTTGTCTGATCCAGAAGATTTAA
- a CDS encoding pirin family protein, which produces MEANIKQVSAVLNPPAPHMVGDGFRVHNFFPKGYKLKMSPFFLLDYNSKIQFSARNEPRGVGVHPHRGFETVTIAYHGAVAHQDSAGNSGIIKPGDVQWMTAASGILHKEHHEEAFSKKGGPFQMVQLWVNLPAKDKMSKPKYQALCHGSIARHELENEAGVIEVIAGEYMGTKGSASTFTPIEVYNLRLNKNGKASFSFPSDYNTAFVVIEGEIKVNDTVLAKTDQLVHFKNEGEEIRVEAIQDSVILVLSGAPIHEPIAQYGPFLMNKPEEIQQAIADYNQGKFGYLEE; this is translated from the coding sequence ATGGAAGCAAATATTAAACAGGTGTCGGCTGTTTTAAACCCGCCGGCACCTCATATGGTCGGAGACGGCTTCAGGGTTCATAACTTTTTCCCAAAAGGATATAAGCTTAAAATGAGCCCTTTTTTCCTATTGGACTATAATTCTAAAATACAATTTTCTGCACGTAATGAACCGAGAGGTGTTGGGGTGCATCCACACCGGGGTTTTGAAACGGTTACCATCGCCTATCATGGCGCAGTGGCCCATCAGGACAGCGCCGGAAACAGTGGAATTATTAAACCCGGAGATGTGCAATGGATGACTGCGGCAAGTGGAATTCTACATAAAGAACACCACGAAGAGGCATTCAGCAAAAAGGGAGGCCCCTTTCAAATGGTTCAGTTATGGGTAAACTTACCAGCAAAAGATAAAATGAGCAAGCCGAAGTATCAGGCGCTCTGCCATGGGAGTATTGCCCGTCACGAGCTGGAAAACGAGGCAGGGGTAATTGAAGTCATTGCAGGAGAATATATGGGTACAAAAGGCTCTGCAAGTACCTTTACACCAATAGAAGTCTATAATCTGCGTCTGAATAAAAATGGGAAAGCATCGTTTAGTTTCCCTTCGGACTACAATACCGCGTTTGTTGTCATTGAAGGCGAAATCAAGGTGAACGATACAGTACTGGCAAAGACAGATCAGCTGGTTCACTTTAAAAATGAAGGAGAAGAAATTCGGGTTGAAGCGATACAGGATAGTGTTATCCTGGTTTTAAGCGGAGCACCAATCCATGAACCCATCGCACAATATGGTCCGTTCTTAATGAACAAACCGGAAGAAATTCAACAGGCGATTGCAGATTATAACCAGGGCAAATTTGGCTATTTAGAAGAATAA